CATACGACGCAGCAGAAGTATGAGTGCCTGGGCTGCCAGGTCTGCTTTCCTGCCAACGCATTGAACGCCCTCCAGGTGGAGGGTGATACCTGCCCAACCGAGCCGGATGAGGAACGGGCTGGATGGCCTCCGCTGCCGGGTGATTTCAAGGTTATTCGCTACGGCGCGCCGGTAGCGGTCTGTGCGTTGAACAGCACGGAGCTGATGAAAACCCTTACGGAAGCCAGGCCGGACGGCCTTGCCATTGTGGGAACAATGCATACGGAGAACCTTGGCATCGAGCGCGTGATCAGGAACACTCTGGCCAATCCGAACCTCCGCTTTCTGGTGATTTGCGGAACGGACACACAGCAGACAGTGGGCCATTTGCCGGGACAGTCGCTCCATTCGCTGTTTCAAAACGGGTTGGACGAAAAAGGCCGCATCGTGGGAGCCAAAGGAAAACGCCCTGTCCTGAAGAATGTGACCCGCGAGGAAGTGCAAGCGTTCCTCGCGCAGGTGGAGCCGGTCTCGATGATCAGCGAAGAGAACCCGGCGACGGTTACGGAGCAGATTACCGCGTGTGCGAGGCGCGATCCGGGAATTTACCCCTGGCCGGCGGGGACAGTTTCGGTGGAGCGCATCCGCGCTCGGGCGCCACAGCGGTTGACACTCGATAAGGCGGGCTACTTTGTGGTGTACCCCGATGCACGCAGGCAGGAGTTGATGGTGGAGCACTACTCCAACCAGGGCGCGTTAGATTGCGTGCTGGAAGGCAATTCGCCCGCGTCCCTGTACAGCGAAGCCATTGAACGCAAGCTACTGACCCGGCTGGACCATGCCGCATATCTTGGACGCGAGCTGGCCCGTGCCGAACAATCTCTAAAAACGGGTGAACCCTTCGTACAGGACAAAGCGCCCGGCGACGAAGAGGCGACGGAAACAACGCACACGAGTTGCGGCTGCAGCTCCGGCTCGTGCATTGGGAGTACGAATGACTGACAGAAGTCTATGTTGCACGTTGAACCAGCCCCCGGAGATCGCGCGTCGGGGCAGCTTGCTGAAGACTTTGTACGAATCAACCCTGGAACGCCGCGAACTGGAACATGGTTTTGCGTTCCAATTCAACGGCGACGCGGCGACGGAGCGAAAAGTGTTCGAGTTCATCGCAATGGAACGGCAGTGCTGCCGCTTCCTCTCCTTCCAGTTAAACCTGGCCGCGGAACGCGGATCGATCTGGCTGGCGGTGGAAGGGCCGGATAACATGAAGGAATTTGCTCGCGCCGAGATGGAAAGATTTGGTCCGCATGGCATAGCAGCCTCGTAGATCGCAATGATCGCGCTCAAGGCACAACTCTGCGGCGAATCGTAGGGCGAGCCATTGGCCGTCAATGCCCGGAAAGCACAGAACGAAGAAAGTACATCTGTCATTTTTATGCTGCGGGAGGGTTTCCGCTGCTGCAAAGAGGTAACGCGTGAAGACACGCTGGATCGGAATTCTTTTCGTAGTCATCGTAGTGGCCGGAATCATCGCGTGGAAGCTACACAGCCAGCCGCTAGCCGCGGCTCAAACTGCGCAAGCCGGTTCCTCCGCAACGCCGCAGGTCATTCTTGTCGCCAACTTGCGCGAAGCCAATGACAAAAGCGACAACTGCTCGACAATCATTCACATGGTTCACGTCGCGGGCAAGCATGGAATCGCGATTCGAGAGCTTTCTCCCGGCAGCCCGTCTCCATTGATCAAGCGTTATCACGTCCTGACCATTCCCACTCTCCTGGTGCTTCATCGCGGCAGGGTTGTTTCGCGTTACGAAGGAGAAAGCCAGTCTACAGTTCAGAAGATTCGAACCCGGTTGGCCAAACTTGAAGAGGCCCAGTCTTGACATCCTTGCTGAATCAACTGACCCACGACTTATCCGGCAGCAGCGTTTTGGCGATTCCTGTTGCGCTGGTGGGCGGCGCCATCGCCTCGCTGTGCCCTTGTTGCCTTCCTTTGTATCCCGCCGCCGCGGCAACCTGCAGCAGTGCAAGGGAGTCAGACTGCGGTTGTTGCGGGCCGCAGATGCCCATCGCGAAACGCGGCCTCGCTAATTCTGTAGCCTTTGCTCTTGGGATGGCGGTCGCCATGGCTCTGCTCGGCATTGTGGCGGCGCTCGTAGGACGAATTGCGACGGCGGGTGACTGGCTTCGATATGTGGTGGCGGTTATCCCACTGTTAATGGGCATGCACATTCTTGGGTGGTTGCGATTGCCGCTGCCTGCATTTTCCATCAAGGAGTCTCGGTTTCAGGCAACAGGCGCATTCGGCATTGGCTTTCTACTCTCGCTGGTGATCGCTCCCTGCGGAACCCCGATACTGGCGGCCGTGCTTTCCTACGCTGCCATCAAGGGAAACACGCTATATGGCGCTCTGCTCCTATTCGCATATGGTGTTGGGGCGGGGATTCCACTTTTGATTGCAGCCAGTGCGAGCGGCCGCATCGCGGGATGGTTGGATCTTCGCGGCTACCGGAAATGGGTGGATAGAGCGACAGGCGCGCTGCTGCTGGGACTGGGCTTTTACCTCTTGTGGGTGGCGTAGCCAGCAATTGAACGCAATATCTCGGATGAGCTTGGCGAAAAAGCAGAAGTTATCGCCGCGCAAGGAAGTACGATCCGACGACCAGCACAGCCGCAATCGCCTGTGCTGATAGTGTCTGCACCGTGGGGAAAATGGAGAACCATAATCCCATCCACGCGGGTGTAAAGCGCACAAGTGAAGGGATGACAGTTGTGGGGAGCCAATGGGCCAACTGCATTTCCTGCGCCTGCTCCCCGACCATCACAAGCAGAACAGCCCCCAGCATCACGCCTGTGAGCACCAACATCCGCTTGTACGGTAACTTCCGATGCCCCATGAACGTAAGAATCGCGACAACTCCGGTGAAAAGCAGCCCGAGCAAGACACCGTAGAAAACCGTGTCCCCTCCCAGCTTCAACCGATAGCTCTGCAGGAACAGAACGACCTCTACACCTTCTCGATAAAAGGATGTGAATCCGAGAAGGGCCATCCCAAACAGCACCCTGCGCTTCGAGATATCTTTATCTCCCGCAGTCTGGATCAAATCCCGCTTGCGTCTGTTGTGCATCGAAATCCATCCGGTCCAATAGACCTTATGGAAAAACCAATTCATCACAACCAGAAGCACAAATATCGCCAGCAGTCCGGTAGCGGCTTGCACATACAGCGCATTCATGCTCTTTGTTAAATCGTTAACGATGCCAACCGCAATGAACCAGGTGACAAGTGTCGCCAGGAATCCCATTCCTACGCCTGCGGCCACTGGACGCTGATAGGACTCGTGCGATTTGACCATGCTCGCGGTGATAGCTGAAAGGACCAGAATGCACTCGAGTCCTTCCCGGAAAACAAGGATGGCGATATCCAGAATTCCGGCAAGAGAGCCGCGGGCCTGGGCCAGTGGGTCCGGGTTACCAGCCGCGGTAATCCCTTGCCAGATCAATACCCCCAACAGTGCGAGGGACAGCCCCCCGAAAACTGCCCACAGGATTAGTTTCAGTTTTACAGGTGGCTCCGGTACAGTACGTAAGTCATTGTCTACATTGAGCATTTCAATCTACGACTATTTTAATCCTAGATTGATGCCCGTGCAAACTCAGCACGTCGCGTCGGCCAGAAGTGCTCCACTCTCACAGCCTCAAACAAAGGCAACGACAATGAGTTCATAACTTCGCATTTCGCAGCCGAAGCGCGTTTGAGATCACCGACACGGAGCTGAAGCTCATCGTCGCAGCCGCAATGACCGGGCTCAGGAGCCATCCAAAAACCGGGTAGAGAATGCCCGCGGCAATGGGCACTCCGAGGGCGTTATAGATGAAGGCAAAGAACAGATTCTGACGAATATTCCGCATGGTGAATTGACTCAAGCGCCTGGCCCGCAGGATTCCGCGCAAGTCTCCTTTCACCAGAGTCACGCCCGCAGCCTCCATCGCGACATCGGTGCCGGTTCCCATGGCAATACCCACCTGCGCCTGCGCTAATGCGGGAGCATCATTGACGCCATCACCGGCCATAGCAACCAGGCTGCCTCTCGCCTGCAAGGCTTTCACTATTTCCGATTTTTGATTTGGTAAAACGTCCGCGTCGTAGTCGATCCCCAACTGGCTTGCCACAGCGGCAGCCGTAACCCGGTTGTCGCCCGTCACCATGCGCAGCTTGAGACCGCTCGCCTTGAGTTCGCGGACGGCTTCCACCGCAGAAGCTTTAATGGGATCGGAGACTCCCAGAAGACCTGCGGCTCGCCCATCGATACCGATGAGCATCACGGTCTGTCCTTCGCTTCGCATCGCTTCGGCTGATTCTTTCAAGTCGCCCGGATCGATCGACAACTCACGAAACAGTGCCTCGTTCCCGGCGGCGACAACCATGCCGGATACCTCTCCTGAGACTCCCATGCCGGTCAGGGAGCGAAAGCCAGTCGCAGGTGGCAGCGTCAGCCCTCTTTCCGTTGCTCCAGTAACGATGGCATGAGCCAACGGATGTTCGCTGGCTCTCTCCAGGCTTGCCGCCAACTGAAGAAGAGCTTTCTCGTCATAGCCTCGCAGTGGAACAACGGAGGTAAGAGTGGGTTTTCCTTCCGTGACGGTTCCGGTCTTATCGAAGATCAGGGTGTCTACTTTCTCAAAGATCTCAAGGGCTTCAGCATTCCGAATAAGGACTCCAGCGCCAGCGCCGCGGCCCGTGCCCACCATGATTGCCATCGGTGTGGCAAGACCAAGCGCGCATGGGCAGGCCACAATCAGCACAGCCACAGCATTCACCACAGCATGTGCAAGGCGCGGCTCCGGGCCAAAGAAGAACCAGACAATAAAGGTGGCGGCAGCTGCGGCGATCACTGCAGGTACAAAATAACTGGACACCCGGTCAGCCAGCCGCTGAATCGGTGCCCTTGATCGCTGCGCCTGGCTCACCATACGGACGATCTGGGCAAGCACGGTGTCCGCGCCAACACGGTCTGCCTGCATCACAAAGCTGCCCGTTCCGTTTACCGTTCCGCCCGTGACTCTGGCTCCCGTGCTCTTTTCGACGGGGACCGGTTCCCCACTAATCATGGACTCGTCCACGGAACTGTGGCCGTCGAGAAGCATTCCATCGACCGGAACTTTTTCTCCGGGGCGCACACGCAGCTTATCTCCAATGACCACCTTGTCCAATGGAATATCGGACTCCTGACCATTCTGATCGATTCGCCGCGCCGTTTTTGGAGCAAGCCCCAGCAACGCACGAATCGCGCTGCTGGTCTGACTGCGAGCTCTCAGTTCCATGACCTGACCAAGGAGGACGAGGGCAACAATAATCGCGGCCGGCTCGAAATAAACCGCTATCTCTCCTCCCGGCCCGCGCAGAGAAGCGGGAAAAAGCAGGGGGAAGAACGTCGCAACAACACTATAGAAATAGGCCGTTCCCGTACCAAGCGCAATGAGCGTGAACATATTGAGATTGCGCGTCTTAAGGGATAGCCATCCGCGCGCAAAGAACGGCGCGCCTCCCCACAGCACCACCGGAGTTGCAAGGGCGAATTCAACCCATGTCCATATCCTTGCCGCAATTCCATGTGAGAACAAAGGGGCAGGCAGAAGTTGGGCGATCATATATGCCAGCAAGGGCAATGACAATGCCACGCTGACCCAGAAGCGGCGCTTCATATCGCGAAGCTCAGGATTCTCCTCTCCGTTCGCAATCGCTTTCGCCTCCAAAGCCATGCCGCAGATAGGACAGCTTCCGGGTTCGGAGCGCACGACTTCCGGATGCATTGGACAGATATATTCTGTCCTGGCCAATGTCGCTGGAACCATCTCAGGTTCGAGCGCCATGCCGCACTTCGGGCAACTTCCGGGCGTGTTTTCTCGCACCTCCGGGTGCATGGGGCAGATGAAGTCTGAACGGCTCGCACTTGCGGCATGATCGGATGCCGCAGATGGGGGCTGCAATTTTTCAGACGGCCAATATTTTCCGGGGTCGTGGCGAAACTTTGTCGCGCATCCTGAGCTGCAAAAATAGAGATTTTTTCCCGCGTGTTCGAGCGTCTCCGCCGCATCTCGTGGATCTACGGTCATTCCACAGACCGGATCCTTAATCTTCCCGGCCGGCTTTTCCGATTCAAGAATGGTCAATTTCTCCTCCTGATTGCACTCGTTCAGGTAGACGCAGGAGCCAGGAGAATCTTACAGTTTCGTCCAGTGGCAGGTGCAATCGACACACTTATGCTGTGCGCAGACACCGCAGACCAGTATCAATTGGCCTGCGAGGGCC
The DNA window shown above is from Acidobacterium capsulatum ATCC 51196 and carries:
- a CDS encoding FTR1 family iron permease; the encoded protein is MLNVDNDLRTVPEPPVKLKLILWAVFGGLSLALLGVLIWQGITAAGNPDPLAQARGSLAGILDIAILVFREGLECILVLSAITASMVKSHESYQRPVAAGVGMGFLATLVTWFIAVGIVNDLTKSMNALYVQAATGLLAIFVLLVVMNWFFHKVYWTGWISMHNRRKRDLIQTAGDKDISKRRVLFGMALLGFTSFYREGVEVVLFLQSYRLKLGGDTVFYGVLLGLLFTGVVAILTFMGHRKLPYKRMLVLTGVMLGAVLLVMVGEQAQEMQLAHWLPTTVIPSLVRFTPAWMGLWFSIFPTVQTLSAQAIAAVLVVGSYFLARR
- a CDS encoding heavy metal translocating P-type ATPase yields the protein MTILESEKPAGKIKDPVCGMTVDPRDAAETLEHAGKNLYFCSSGCATKFRHDPGKYWPSEKLQPPSAASDHAASASRSDFICPMHPEVRENTPGSCPKCGMALEPEMVPATLARTEYICPMHPEVVRSEPGSCPICGMALEAKAIANGEENPELRDMKRRFWVSVALSLPLLAYMIAQLLPAPLFSHGIAARIWTWVEFALATPVVLWGGAPFFARGWLSLKTRNLNMFTLIALGTGTAYFYSVVATFFPLLFPASLRGPGGEIAVYFEPAAIIVALVLLGQVMELRARSQTSSAIRALLGLAPKTARRIDQNGQESDIPLDKVVIGDKLRVRPGEKVPVDGMLLDGHSSVDESMISGEPVPVEKSTGARVTGGTVNGTGSFVMQADRVGADTVLAQIVRMVSQAQRSRAPIQRLADRVSSYFVPAVIAAAAATFIVWFFFGPEPRLAHAVVNAVAVLIVACPCALGLATPMAIMVGTGRGAGAGVLIRNAEALEIFEKVDTLIFDKTGTVTEGKPTLTSVVPLRGYDEKALLQLAASLERASEHPLAHAIVTGATERGLTLPPATGFRSLTGMGVSGEVSGMVVAAGNEALFRELSIDPGDLKESAEAMRSEGQTVMLIGIDGRAAGLLGVSDPIKASAVEAVRELKASGLKLRMVTGDNRVTAAAVASQLGIDYDADVLPNQKSEIVKALQARGSLVAMAGDGVNDAPALAQAQVGIAMGTGTDVAMEAAGVTLVKGDLRGILRARRLSQFTMRNIRQNLFFAFIYNALGVPIAAGILYPVFGWLLSPVIAAATMSFSSVSVISNALRLRNAKL
- a CDS encoding tetrahydromethanopterin S-methyltransferase subunit A, with translation MKAALPQLDTLALNEAVGQLHEAAAAKKCAPCGCLHGALRAIEQSFPAGERPSDLDEAVRSAREHTTQQKYECLGCQVCFPANALNALQVEGDTCPTEPDEERAGWPPLPGDFKVIRYGAPVAVCALNSTELMKTLTEARPDGLAIVGTMHTENLGIERVIRNTLANPNLRFLVICGTDTQQTVGHLPGQSLHSLFQNGLDEKGRIVGAKGKRPVLKNVTREEVQAFLAQVEPVSMISEENPATVTEQITACARRDPGIYPWPAGTVSVERIRARAPQRLTLDKAGYFVVYPDARRQELMVEHYSNQGALDCVLEGNSPASLYSEAIERKLLTRLDHAAYLGRELARAEQSLKTGEPFVQDKAPGDEEATETTHTSCGCSSGSCIGSTND
- a CDS encoding cytochrome c biogenesis CcdA family protein, which codes for MGGAIASLCPCCLPLYPAAAATCSSARESDCGCCGPQMPIAKRGLANSVAFALGMAVAMALLGIVAALVGRIATAGDWLRYVVAVIPLLMGMHILGWLRLPLPAFSIKESRFQATGAFGIGFLLSLVIAPCGTPILAAVLSYAAIKGNTLYGALLLFAYGVGAGIPLLIAASASGRIAGWLDLRGYRKWVDRATGALLLGLGFYLLWVA